The Salmo trutta chromosome 6, fSalTru1.1, whole genome shotgun sequence genome has a window encoding:
- the si:ch211-161h7.8 gene encoding thiosulfate:glutathione sulfurtransferase isoform X2, which translates to MDDSVVSYKQLKNMLSTHNVQLFDVRNQDEFMAGRIPDSLNIPLGQLEESLKLSPEHFQLQFEVKAPGKDDDNIVFHCQKGRRSAEALAIARQLGFNRARHYQGGYSDWAAHEGK; encoded by the exons ATGGATG ATTCGGTGGTGAGCTACAAGCAGCTGAAGAACATGTTGTCCACTCACAACGTCCAGCTGTTTGATGTCCGCAACCAAGATGAGTTCATGGCTGGACGCATCCCGGACTCTCTAAACATCCCAT tgggcCAGCTAGAGGAATCTCTAAAGCTGTCACCAGAGCACTTCCAGCTGCAGTTCGAGGTGAAGGCTCCTGGGAAAGATGATGACAACATTGTGTTCCACTGCCAGAAGGGCCGGAGGAGCGCCGAAGCTCTAGCCATCGCCCGACAACTGGGCTTCAACAG GGCTCGGCACTACCAGGGGGGGTACAGTGATTGGGCCGCACATGAGGGAAAGTGA